In Rhodopirellula halodulae, one DNA window encodes the following:
- a CDS encoding sulfatase-like hydrolase/transferase, whose amino-acid sequence MIPALIFFTFAMNPTFAERPNIIFIMADDLGFNQIGCYGDTPIKTPNLDRLAANGIRFTQAYAGNTVCSPSRVSLFTGRDSRLMHDNSNKVQLRDIDVTIAHVLKHADYDTALFGKYSIGSQMGVTDPLAMGFDTWFGMYSILEGHRQYPHLLWRDGKKIRIEANEGGKQGAYAQELFTNEAIQYIQQDHSNPFFVLLAYSSPHAELAAPSEFVEPYKKAFSETRYDGMSGGTPSDKYAWYYPTPVERPRATMAGMVTALDAYVGRIVETLESIDEAENTLIVFTSDNGPHDEGGGDPTFFRASKPYKGMKRDLYDGGIHVPMIVHWPAAISMPRVDDTPWAFADVLPTFAEIAGVPLETVPRVQTNGVSVMPRLSDQPQPLPDRTLYWEFGKQAGDPNSGVVGEVYQAARRGKWKAVRYDVDGPIELYDLGSDPGETKDLAASEDQLREEFTALFENPKD is encoded by the coding sequence ATGATACCCGCTTTGATCTTTTTCACCTTTGCAATGAATCCAACGTTCGCCGAAAGGCCGAACATCATTTTCATCATGGCGGATGATCTCGGATTCAATCAGATCGGCTGTTACGGGGATACTCCGATCAAGACACCGAACCTGGATCGACTTGCCGCGAACGGTATTCGGTTCACGCAAGCGTACGCGGGAAACACGGTGTGTTCACCCTCGCGCGTGTCGCTGTTCACGGGACGCGACAGCAGGTTGATGCATGACAACTCCAACAAGGTCCAGTTGCGAGACATCGACGTCACAATCGCCCACGTTTTGAAACACGCTGACTACGACACGGCGTTGTTCGGCAAATATTCCATCGGTTCGCAGATGGGAGTGACCGATCCATTGGCCATGGGCTTCGATACTTGGTTCGGCATGTATTCCATTCTGGAAGGCCACCGCCAATACCCGCACCTCTTGTGGCGAGACGGAAAGAAGATTCGCATCGAAGCCAATGAGGGCGGCAAGCAGGGTGCCTACGCGCAAGAGTTGTTCACCAACGAGGCCATCCAATACATCCAGCAAGACCACTCGAATCCTTTCTTCGTCTTGTTGGCGTATTCGTCTCCTCACGCGGAACTGGCGGCACCTTCGGAATTCGTTGAACCTTACAAGAAGGCATTTTCCGAAACGCGTTACGACGGCATGTCGGGCGGAACGCCGTCGGACAAATACGCTTGGTACTATCCCACTCCCGTCGAACGTCCACGAGCTACCATGGCGGGAATGGTGACGGCACTTGACGCCTATGTCGGCCGAATCGTGGAAACGCTCGAGTCCATCGATGAGGCCGAAAACACGCTGATCGTCTTCACCTCGGACAACGGACCGCACGATGAAGGCGGCGGCGACCCGACGTTCTTTCGTGCGTCCAAGCCATACAAAGGTATGAAGCGAGACCTTTACGATGGTGGCATCCACGTTCCAATGATCGTTCATTGGCCAGCGGCGATCTCAATGCCGCGAGTTGATGACACGCCCTGGGCATTTGCCGACGTGCTGCCAACATTCGCGGAGATCGCCGGAGTTCCTTTGGAGACCGTCCCACGGGTTCAAACCAATGGCGTGTCCGTGATGCCGCGGCTGTCTGATCAACCACAGCCGCTGCCCGATCGGACCCTGTACTGGGAATTCGGAAAGCAGGCAGGCGATCCAAACTCGGGGGTGGTGGGCGAGGTCTACCAAGCGGCACGTCGTGGGAAGTGGAAGGCTGTTCGGTACGACGTTGACGGCCCCATCGAGTTGTACGACTTGGGATCGGATCCTGGCGAAACCAAGGATCTTGCCGCCTCCGAGGATCAACTGCGAGAGGAGTTCACGGCGCTGTTCGAGAATCCCAAGGACTAG
- a CDS encoding SGNH/GDSL hydrolase family protein — MFADASGHAQENAEVNANRAIVDVDPFHDLKQELRLTWPKNRLVRFVFHGHSVPAGYFRTPVVRRFDSYPMLFHQEMCKRYPNAVIDVSITAIGGENSASGAKRFADDVLVLKPDVIFIDYCLNDRRIGVEEASKHWRSMIQQAREKKIPVVLLTPTPDSNEDITNPQSPLAAHAESVRKLGSEFNLPVVDSYAAFQRLVSDGAEVSTYLSQPNHPNRLGHQVVADAILKWFD, encoded by the coding sequence ATGTTCGCTGACGCCTCGGGGCACGCTCAAGAGAATGCAGAGGTCAATGCGAACCGTGCAATCGTGGATGTCGATCCATTTCACGATCTCAAACAAGAACTTCGTCTTACTTGGCCAAAGAATCGACTGGTTCGGTTCGTGTTCCATGGGCATTCGGTCCCTGCCGGCTACTTTCGAACTCCGGTCGTTCGACGTTTTGACTCGTATCCGATGCTCTTTCACCAGGAGATGTGCAAGCGTTACCCAAATGCGGTGATTGATGTCAGCATCACCGCGATTGGCGGCGAGAATTCAGCGAGTGGGGCGAAACGTTTCGCGGATGACGTGCTGGTGCTGAAGCCTGACGTGATCTTCATCGACTATTGCTTGAACGACCGCCGCATTGGCGTTGAGGAAGCGAGCAAGCACTGGCGATCCATGATTCAGCAGGCACGCGAAAAGAAGATTCCCGTCGTGTTGCTCACCCCAACACCGGATTCCAACGAGGACATCACGAACCCACAGTCGCCTTTGGCTGCTCATGCGGAGTCGGTTCGCAAATTGGGATCGGAGTTCAATCTACCAGTCGTTGATTCCTACGCCGCGTTCCAACGCCTGGTTTCTGACGGAGCGGAAGTTTCGACGTATTTATCGCAGCCAAACCATCCCAATCGACTGGGTCACCAGGTTGTTGCCGATGCGATTCTGAAATGGTTTGACTGA
- a CDS encoding arylsulfatase, with product MNDRRRTRTAFAFAFAWFCLTGVSTQAAEQTNFLVILADDLGYSDLGCYGGEINTPNLDALAAGGLKYTQFYNTARCWPTRAALMTGYYPQQVRRDGMPGTTRQYGGGGKRPDWALTLAERLRPAGYRTYHSGKWHIDGKPIEHGFDRSDEATRSPGFFDSIRKKNRDPKFYRTTATAQHAIECLQEHGELYPEQPFFHYLAFHAPHFPLHALPEDIERYRDRYLAGWDALREQRKQRQATLGLGVGELSPIETEVGPPYDFPDQIKQLGAGEINRPVAWDTLTEQQQRFQATKMAIHTAMVDRMDREIGRVIDQLEEMGEFENTWICFLSDNGASAEIMVRGEGHDPTASPGSAETYLCLGPGFSSAANTPFRRHKTWVHEGGTSTPFIVHWPKGIGSSDERRTNVGHAIDITPTVLEIAEVQPKFGDAPPMSGRSLVPTFENEQAVIHDELWFYHEGNWALRQGDWKIIHSNIARPFPWQRSETAANESKGDAHWKLYDLSHDRAEQHDLADQHPDRVKQMANRWWELQGQFLKDSTWSIGKAVGSN from the coding sequence ATGAACGATCGTCGACGGACACGCACCGCATTCGCTTTCGCGTTTGCATGGTTTTGCCTGACGGGTGTATCCACGCAAGCAGCGGAGCAAACGAACTTCCTCGTGATCCTGGCGGATGACTTGGGCTATTCCGATCTTGGTTGCTACGGCGGCGAGATCAACACGCCCAACTTGGACGCGTTGGCGGCCGGCGGCTTGAAGTACACCCAGTTCTACAACACCGCTCGCTGCTGGCCCACACGTGCGGCCTTGATGACGGGGTACTACCCACAACAAGTTCGACGCGACGGGATGCCGGGGACGACACGTCAGTACGGCGGTGGTGGAAAGCGACCCGATTGGGCGCTCACGCTTGCGGAACGTTTGAGACCGGCCGGTTATCGAACCTATCACTCCGGTAAATGGCACATTGATGGGAAGCCAATCGAACATGGATTCGATCGATCCGATGAAGCCACTCGCAGTCCGGGATTCTTCGATTCCATCCGAAAAAAGAACCGTGATCCGAAGTTCTATCGCACCACCGCGACCGCGCAACACGCGATTGAATGTCTGCAAGAACACGGGGAACTCTATCCGGAGCAGCCGTTCTTTCACTACCTCGCCTTTCACGCACCGCACTTTCCTCTTCATGCGTTGCCGGAAGACATCGAACGTTACCGAGACCGATACCTCGCGGGATGGGACGCACTGAGAGAGCAACGTAAACAACGTCAGGCAACGCTTGGCCTCGGTGTGGGCGAACTGTCACCAATCGAAACCGAGGTGGGGCCGCCCTATGACTTCCCTGATCAAATCAAACAGCTCGGTGCCGGTGAGATCAACCGCCCTGTGGCCTGGGACACGCTGACGGAACAGCAACAGCGTTTTCAAGCGACCAAGATGGCCATCCACACCGCGATGGTCGACCGAATGGATCGAGAGATCGGGCGAGTGATCGATCAACTGGAAGAGATGGGTGAGTTCGAAAACACTTGGATTTGCTTTTTGTCTGACAACGGCGCCAGTGCGGAAATCATGGTCCGAGGTGAAGGGCACGATCCCACAGCCTCCCCCGGATCAGCCGAAACGTATCTGTGTTTGGGGCCCGGATTCAGCAGCGCTGCCAACACACCGTTTCGCCGCCACAAAACGTGGGTCCACGAGGGTGGCACTTCCACGCCGTTCATCGTTCATTGGCCGAAGGGGATCGGTTCTTCCGATGAACGCAGAACCAACGTCGGCCACGCGATCGACATCACTCCGACGGTTCTGGAGATCGCCGAAGTCCAACCGAAGTTCGGCGATGCACCCCCGATGAGCGGTCGAAGCTTGGTGCCAACCTTCGAAAACGAGCAGGCCGTCATTCACGACGAGCTGTGGTTCTATCATGAAGGCAACTGGGCTCTCCGTCAGGGAGATTGGAAAATCATTCACTCCAACATCGCACGTCCGTTTCCCTGGCAAAGATCCGAAACCGCCGCCAACGAGTCCAAAGGCGATGCCCATTGGAAATTGTACGACTTGAGTCACGACCGCGCGGAACAGCACGACTTGGCTGACCAGCATCCCGATCGCGTCAAGCAAATGGCGAATCGTTGGTGGGAACTGCAAGGTCAGTTCCTCAAGGATTCAACATGGTCGATTGGCAAGGCGGTTGGCAGCAATTGA
- a CDS encoding family 78 glycoside hydrolase catalytic domain, which produces MSRQASSPPVGPLKTLLPYLFLAAIFFSSAQPLAALEPQRLRCEYLNNPIGIDVAKPRLSWQVASDRNAEFQSAYRVLVASTPEQLDANVGDRWDSGKVQSDQTLFVEYAGEALASRQACHWKVQVWDNDGNSTWSDPASWSMGLLNKDDWSADYISFRDESPIHTDTSTLHLPPARQYRKEFATDRPIKRATVYATALGIYELHLNGQRIGDALFAPGWTDYRQRAYYNTYDVTDLVREGDNAIGAWVADGWYSGYVGFGLLTGIGTEKNGRSTYGKTPAFMSQLEIEFEDGTTQTVASDATWKVTGEGPIREADLLMGEFYDARREMSGWSSPDFDDSNWDTAILAEQNGRVEATFYEFRNPTEPGAGVKKVGEARDFGFVRPKLEAFPGVPVRVTEEIPSQSVSDLSRNTFVFNLGQNFAGTIRLKVKGKAGEKIRLRYGEMLHPDGRLMTENLRKARATDHYICKGDPEGEVYEPRFTFHGFQYVEVSRDSDDDEAHPTPPLDMVTGLVLHSDTPMASTFQCSDPMVNQLFRNVVWTQRANFLDLPTDCPQRDERMGWTGDAQAYVGTAAYNADIGAFYTKWLRELMESQRESGAFPGYAPYPFQHGWDFGTAWADAGVICPWTIWQFYGDTRVINECWEPMTRFMQWRKRTSVDDLGVSHGNAWGDWLSQGEETPLAYIDTVYYAISSRMMAEMAEATGRTKEAKTYRDQRDAIESAFQKKYLNKDGSINVRTQTAQALALFADLVPESQRKDTGEYLAKRLQENGNHMATGFLGTRPLLPVLSNSGQHDLATFLLQSREFPSWGYEIANGATTIWERWDSYTKEDAFGRHNAAMNSFSHYAFGAVCEWMFATLAGIQSDGPGFKRIVIRPIVPSPGSNAMHEPIDWVRASYDSIRGTIRSEWKLSDGKFELNVSIPANTTANVYLPTDDSDSITESGESLSLSRHVRVLRTEDRVAVLSVPSGDYQFSAKSAITAVETPLTSSAPRDTSINPNEIDLTGAKKLESWDFRDPDDLAKWSERKSLEIQRRGDSAFVVATGDDSQMAVKFRQPRSGKLVIEMRATPIQNSTSQFYWSQPGRGFNAQHQTKRLLRKSEKTNAYLFAIPDGLTINKLRFDPFATYDQYANPGEMKIETISVYQLAE; this is translated from the coding sequence ATGTCCCGCCAAGCTTCCTCCCCTCCGGTCGGTCCATTGAAGACACTGCTTCCGTATCTGTTTCTCGCAGCGATTTTCTTTTCGTCGGCACAGCCGCTCGCCGCACTCGAACCACAGCGACTGCGGTGCGAGTACTTGAACAATCCGATCGGGATCGACGTCGCGAAACCTCGGTTGAGTTGGCAGGTCGCCTCCGATCGAAACGCCGAATTTCAATCTGCGTATCGGGTGTTGGTGGCTTCCACGCCGGAACAATTGGATGCCAACGTCGGCGACCGTTGGGATTCTGGCAAAGTTCAATCAGATCAAACGCTGTTTGTGGAATACGCCGGCGAAGCGTTGGCCAGCCGCCAAGCCTGTCATTGGAAAGTTCAGGTCTGGGACAACGATGGCAACAGCACGTGGAGCGATCCCGCATCGTGGTCCATGGGATTGCTGAACAAAGACGATTGGTCAGCCGACTACATCAGCTTTCGCGACGAGTCACCAATTCACACCGACACGTCGACGTTGCATTTGCCACCGGCCCGCCAGTACCGCAAGGAGTTTGCGACTGACCGACCCATCAAACGAGCAACCGTCTACGCGACGGCACTCGGGATCTACGAGTTGCATTTGAATGGTCAACGGATCGGTGACGCATTGTTCGCTCCCGGTTGGACGGACTATCGGCAAAGAGCCTACTACAACACTTACGACGTCACGGATTTGGTTCGCGAAGGCGACAACGCGATTGGGGCTTGGGTTGCCGATGGTTGGTACAGCGGATACGTCGGATTTGGATTGTTAACAGGTATCGGAACGGAAAAAAACGGACGTTCCACTTATGGAAAGACGCCCGCGTTCATGTCACAACTCGAAATCGAGTTCGAAGACGGCACGACACAAACCGTTGCTAGCGATGCGACTTGGAAGGTCACCGGCGAAGGCCCGATTCGCGAAGCGGACTTGTTGATGGGTGAGTTCTACGACGCTCGCCGCGAAATGAGTGGTTGGTCTTCACCGGACTTTGACGATTCCAATTGGGACACTGCGATTTTGGCGGAGCAGAATGGACGCGTGGAAGCGACCTTCTACGAGTTTCGCAATCCCACCGAACCCGGCGCTGGTGTGAAGAAGGTCGGCGAGGCGCGCGATTTTGGTTTTGTGCGTCCAAAGCTGGAAGCCTTTCCCGGTGTCCCCGTGCGGGTCACGGAAGAGATCCCCTCGCAATCCGTTTCTGACCTGTCGCGCAACACCTTCGTGTTCAACCTCGGTCAAAACTTCGCCGGGACCATTCGCTTGAAGGTGAAAGGAAAGGCCGGTGAAAAGATCCGCCTGCGTTATGGCGAGATGCTGCATCCCGACGGTCGTTTGATGACAGAGAACCTTCGGAAGGCAAGAGCCACCGACCACTACATCTGCAAGGGCGATCCAGAAGGTGAAGTCTACGAACCGCGGTTTACCTTTCACGGTTTTCAATACGTCGAGGTGAGTCGCGACTCCGACGATGACGAAGCCCATCCAACACCACCATTGGACATGGTGACGGGATTGGTGCTGCACAGCGACACGCCGATGGCCAGCACATTCCAGTGCAGCGATCCGATGGTCAATCAACTCTTTCGAAATGTGGTGTGGACTCAACGAGCCAACTTCCTGGATTTGCCCACCGACTGCCCGCAACGAGATGAACGAATGGGTTGGACGGGCGATGCGCAGGCGTACGTTGGCACAGCGGCCTACAACGCCGACATCGGTGCTTTCTACACGAAGTGGCTACGTGAACTGATGGAATCGCAGCGTGAGAGTGGAGCCTTCCCCGGTTATGCACCGTATCCGTTCCAACATGGTTGGGACTTTGGGACCGCGTGGGCGGATGCCGGCGTGATCTGTCCGTGGACGATCTGGCAATTCTACGGCGACACCCGAGTCATCAATGAATGCTGGGAACCGATGACGCGTTTCATGCAGTGGCGAAAACGCACCAGCGTCGATGATTTGGGTGTGTCACACGGAAACGCGTGGGGCGATTGGCTGTCGCAGGGCGAGGAAACGCCGCTTGCGTATATCGACACGGTGTACTACGCGATCTCTTCACGAATGATGGCTGAGATGGCAGAAGCAACCGGTCGCACCAAAGAAGCCAAGACGTACCGTGACCAACGCGATGCAATTGAGTCGGCGTTTCAAAAGAAGTATCTGAACAAAGACGGAAGCATCAACGTTCGCACGCAAACCGCGCAGGCCCTGGCGTTGTTCGCTGACTTGGTACCGGAAAGTCAGCGAAAAGACACGGGCGAGTACCTCGCGAAACGGTTGCAGGAAAACGGCAATCACATGGCGACGGGGTTCCTCGGTACCCGACCGCTGTTGCCGGTGCTCTCGAATTCCGGCCAACACGATCTGGCAACGTTCCTGCTGCAGTCTCGCGAATTTCCATCTTGGGGTTACGAGATCGCTAATGGCGCGACCACGATTTGGGAACGTTGGGACAGCTACACGAAAGAAGACGCTTTCGGTCGACACAACGCTGCAATGAATTCCTTCTCACACTACGCGTTTGGTGCGGTGTGTGAGTGGATGTTCGCGACGCTGGCGGGAATTCAATCCGATGGCCCAGGTTTCAAACGCATCGTCATTCGCCCTATTGTACCTTCCCCCGGAAGCAACGCGATGCACGAACCGATTGACTGGGTTCGAGCGTCTTACGATTCCATCCGAGGCACGATTCGCAGCGAGTGGAAACTATCCGACGGGAAGTTCGAACTGAATGTTTCAATCCCCGCCAACACAACCGCAAACGTCTACCTTCCGACCGATGATTCGGACAGCATCACGGAAAGTGGCGAATCGTTGAGTTTGTCCAGACACGTTCGAGTCCTTCGGACAGAAGATCGCGTGGCGGTGCTTTCGGTTCCATCAGGTGACTATCAGTTTTCGGCGAAGAGCGCGATCACTGCGGTTGAGACTCCGCTGACAAGCTCAGCTCCTAGAGATACATCGATCAATCCCAATGAAATCGATCTAACGGGAGCGAAGAAGCTTGAATCGTGGGATTTCCGCGATCCAGATGATTTGGCGAAATGGAGCGAACGAAAAAGCCTGGAAATTCAAAGGCGAGGCGACTCCGCCTTCGTGGTGGCAACCGGAGATGATTCTCAAATGGCGGTCAAGTTTCGACAACCACGCTCGGGCAAACTGGTCATCGAAATGCGAGCCACACCGATTCAAAATTCGACCAGCCAATTCTATTGGTCACAACCCGGACGCGGATTCAACGCTCAGCATCAAACGAAACGCTTGCTTCGCAAATCCGAGAAGACGAATGCCTATCTTTTCGCAATTCCGGATGGATTGACGATCAACAAGCTTCGATTTGATCCCTTCGCGACTTACGATCAGTATGCCAATCCCGGTGAGATGAAGATCGAGACCATTTCGGTTTACCAACTCGCCGAATGA
- a CDS encoding sulfatase-like hydrolase/transferase, whose translation MPLQTHIIFAIAVCLFASHGLSAAELDPQQSAWHAKYKKQVNAPLPEEMLLNTDAEPNLSEGFTSLFNGKDLQGWTVRGGTCTFEVQDDTIVGKVVPGSNSTYLSTERDFGDFVFSCEMKWEEQCNSGVMFRAQTKANSDGTETVFGPQAEMEGVAKDRHWSGGIYGQSCNGFFYPLWLKEHADARAAFRPNEWNRLTISARGKVVKTWVNGVPAAHWVDDGTYSKGFFGLQMHKGATGEVHWRNLRMKSLTHEPVAKVSPTPSKRPNVLFILADDLGWSDTTLFGTTKLYQTPNLERLAERGMTFTRAYSSSPLCSPTRASVLTGLSPARHGITSPTCHLPRVILKPEAPKTGPPNKFSTVPSSVSRLDTKYYTLAEMFRDNGYATGHFGKWHLGAEPYSPLEHGFDVDVPHHPGPGPAGSYVAPWKFKDFDHDPMIPDEHLEDRMAKEAVRFLEQHSEQPFFLNYWMFSVHAPFDAKAKLIDKYREKVDPEDAQRSPTYAAMIESMDDAIGTLLDTLDRLGIADETIIIFASDNGGNMYNQVDGTTPTSNAPLRGGKASMYEGGVRGPAIVVQPGVVRAGSTSDAIVQSVDYYPTLLEMLSIDPQPGQSFDGVSIVPALNGDDFQREPIFTYFPHAPGVPDWLPPSVSVHHGDWKLIRIFHGGEDGGHRYKLFHLKDDISEEHNLAAEHPQRVKQLDNLIEQHLVATHAVRPLANPNFDPAKYDIAAEGKATLKGGANAPKRPKSKVRRKPVAGWLPAGTCDLTLAKNFLKVESSGGDPHFSHAFPETIPGRPMTFVVEMKSNSSGRGQVFWKETQLPYSAERSEGFDVNHDGVFHTYSIELSPSGTVQGVRLDPSNGPGIIQIRSMRLQDENDQVIHEWSFGK comes from the coding sequence ATGCCCCTCCAAACCCACATCATTTTCGCGATCGCGGTCTGTCTCTTCGCGAGCCACGGGCTGTCTGCCGCTGAGCTCGATCCGCAGCAATCCGCTTGGCATGCCAAATACAAAAAGCAGGTCAACGCTCCTTTGCCGGAGGAGATGCTGCTGAACACCGATGCGGAGCCCAATCTTTCGGAAGGTTTCACTTCCTTGTTCAACGGAAAGGACTTGCAAGGCTGGACCGTTCGCGGAGGAACGTGCACGTTCGAGGTCCAAGACGACACCATCGTTGGCAAAGTGGTTCCTGGTTCCAACAGCACCTATTTGTCGACCGAACGTGACTTTGGCGACTTTGTGTTCAGTTGCGAAATGAAGTGGGAGGAACAATGCAACAGCGGCGTCATGTTCCGAGCTCAAACCAAAGCGAATTCGGACGGGACGGAAACGGTATTCGGCCCGCAAGCTGAGATGGAAGGCGTTGCAAAGGACCGGCATTGGTCCGGCGGAATCTACGGCCAAAGCTGCAACGGTTTCTTTTATCCATTGTGGCTGAAAGAACATGCCGATGCGCGGGCCGCCTTTCGCCCAAACGAGTGGAATCGCTTGACGATTTCCGCCCGTGGCAAGGTGGTGAAAACATGGGTCAATGGTGTGCCGGCCGCACACTGGGTGGATGACGGAACCTACTCGAAAGGATTCTTTGGGCTGCAAATGCACAAAGGCGCAACAGGCGAAGTGCACTGGAGAAACCTGCGCATGAAATCGCTTACGCACGAACCAGTCGCCAAGGTGTCCCCCACGCCAAGCAAGCGTCCCAATGTGTTGTTCATTCTGGCTGACGATCTAGGTTGGAGTGACACCACGCTGTTCGGCACGACGAAGCTCTATCAAACCCCGAACTTGGAGCGTTTGGCCGAACGTGGCATGACGTTCACACGGGCCTATTCGTCGAGTCCACTCTGTTCACCAACGCGTGCGAGTGTGTTGACGGGACTCAGCCCGGCACGTCACGGCATCACATCCCCAACTTGCCATCTCCCGCGAGTGATTTTGAAACCGGAAGCCCCAAAAACGGGACCGCCGAACAAGTTCTCAACTGTCCCCAGTTCTGTTTCCCGGCTCGACACAAAGTACTACACGCTTGCCGAAATGTTCCGGGACAACGGATACGCCACGGGGCACTTTGGAAAGTGGCACTTGGGTGCCGAACCCTACTCACCCCTCGAACATGGTTTTGATGTTGATGTGCCGCACCATCCCGGTCCCGGCCCCGCGGGTAGCTACGTCGCTCCGTGGAAGTTCAAGGATTTTGACCATGACCCGATGATTCCCGACGAGCATTTGGAAGACCGCATGGCAAAGGAAGCCGTGCGGTTCCTGGAACAGCATTCCGAACAGCCGTTCTTTCTGAACTACTGGATGTTCAGCGTCCACGCTCCGTTCGATGCAAAAGCCAAGCTGATCGACAAGTATCGCGAAAAAGTCGATCCCGAGGATGCTCAGCGCAGTCCCACCTACGCCGCGATGATCGAAAGCATGGACGACGCGATTGGAACCCTGCTAGACACACTGGATCGATTGGGAATCGCCGATGAAACAATCATCATTTTCGCGTCGGACAACGGCGGCAACATGTACAACCAAGTTGACGGGACAACACCCACCAGCAACGCCCCGCTGCGTGGCGGCAAGGCTTCGATGTATGAAGGCGGCGTGCGAGGCCCCGCGATTGTCGTGCAACCAGGAGTCGTCCGCGCGGGCAGCACGAGCGACGCTATCGTTCAAAGCGTCGACTATTACCCGACGTTGCTGGAAATGCTTTCCATTGATCCTCAACCCGGACAATCGTTCGATGGTGTTAGCATCGTACCTGCGCTAAATGGCGATGACTTTCAGCGGGAGCCTATTTTTACGTACTTCCCACACGCCCCCGGTGTTCCGGATTGGTTGCCGCCTTCTGTGAGTGTTCACCATGGTGATTGGAAGCTGATTCGTATCTTCCATGGCGGTGAGGATGGCGGCCATCGATACAAGCTCTTTCACCTCAAAGACGACATCAGCGAAGAGCACAACTTGGCCGCCGAGCATCCGCAACGCGTGAAGCAACTGGATAACTTGATTGAACAGCACTTGGTAGCGACCCATGCCGTCCGCCCGCTCGCTAATCCGAACTTTGATCCCGCCAAGTACGACATCGCAGCCGAAGGCAAGGCGACTCTCAAAGGCGGTGCCAATGCACCGAAGAGGCCCAAATCCAAGGTGCGCCGAAAACCGGTCGCGGGTTGGCTTCCGGCAGGCACCTGTGATTTGACTCTTGCCAAGAACTTTTTGAAAGTTGAAAGCTCAGGCGGCGATCCGCACTTCAGCCACGCGTTTCCCGAGACGATTCCTGGGCGACCAATGACGTTTGTCGTTGAGATGAAGTCCAACTCGTCCGGTCGAGGACAAGTGTTTTGGAAGGAAACTCAACTTCCGTATTCAGCCGAACGCAGCGAAGGCTTCGACGTGAACCATGACGGCGTGTTTCATACCTATTCGATCGAATTGTCTCCGTCCGGAACGGTTCAAGGCGTTCGTTTGGATCCGTCCAATGGTCCAGGCATCATTCAAATTCGCAGCATGCGTTTGCAGGATGAGAATGACCAGGTGATCCATGAATGGTCGTTCGGAAAGTAG
- a CDS encoding sugar phosphate isomerase/epimerase family protein, translating to MKRRYLLRTSAAMTLAPLWMRSFENTNVKAEEHANDEPNIRLKLGLNAFTFNTALIDGEMTRNDVIDFCRDHQIDGVDMTGYYFQQYPEVPDDRLLFEFKRYAFENGVTVSGTGVKNNFSVADAEQFQHEVQLVKNWIPVTAKLGGDVLRIFSGRRLAKSQNRRAIFDRMVTTLQDCAKVAADHGVILGVQPHHDFLKTAEQTIELLDAVDDPWLKVVLDTGSLRDEPVYDEIEKLLPHSVTWQLKKGTWIDGNLGPVDLPRIKAIINKVGYSGFLPFELTGSFDDLRQRRRQAADFATSIRDEVIG from the coding sequence ATGAAACGAAGATATCTTCTGCGCACCTCTGCGGCGATGACGCTCGCTCCTCTTTGGATGCGGTCATTCGAAAACACCAACGTGAAAGCTGAAGAGCATGCGAATGACGAACCAAACATTCGATTGAAGTTGGGTCTCAACGCGTTCACTTTCAACACGGCGCTGATCGATGGTGAAATGACGCGCAACGATGTGATCGATTTCTGCCGCGACCATCAGATCGATGGCGTGGACATGACGGGATACTACTTCCAACAATATCCGGAAGTCCCCGATGACAGGTTGCTGTTCGAGTTCAAGAGGTATGCCTTCGAGAATGGTGTCACCGTCAGCGGCACGGGTGTAAAAAATAACTTTTCAGTGGCCGATGCGGAGCAGTTTCAACACGAGGTCCAGTTGGTGAAGAACTGGATCCCGGTGACGGCCAAACTCGGCGGCGATGTGCTGCGGATCTTCTCGGGGCGACGGTTGGCAAAGTCTCAGAATCGACGCGCTATCTTCGACCGAATGGTGACCACGCTTCAAGACTGCGCAAAAGTGGCGGCTGACCATGGTGTGATTCTTGGCGTCCAGCCCCATCATGACTTTCTAAAGACAGCCGAACAGACAATCGAGCTTCTCGACGCGGTGGATGATCCGTGGCTGAAGGTCGTTTTGGACACGGGCAGTCTTCGAGACGAACCGGTCTACGATGAAATTGAAAAATTGCTGCCTCACTCGGTCACATGGCAACTGAAGAAAGGCACCTGGATCGACGGGAATTTGGGTCCCGTGGATTTGCCTCGTATCAAGGCAATCATCAACAAGGTTGGCTACTCTGGCTTCTTGCCATTTGAGCTTACAGGGAGCTTTGACGATCTTCGCCAGCGACGTCGACAAGCCGCAGACTTCGCCACATCCATTCGTGATGAAGTCATTGGATGA